The following proteins come from a genomic window of Acetivibrio cellulolyticus CD2:
- the hpf gene encoding ribosome hibernation-promoting factor, HPF/YfiA family: MRFIVTGKNIEVTDALREKAIKKVGKIEKFFNKNTEAHITMSVQKNRQIVEVTIPFKGGLLRAQEENDDMYASIDKVVDSLEGQIRRNKTKIQRKYHESDLSFDSVNFEDHEDEVNDFKVVRSKKFSIKPMTIEEAILQMNMLGHEFFMFSNSETMEANVVYRRKDGNYGLIEPDI, translated from the coding sequence ATGAGATTTATTGTTACAGGAAAAAACATTGAAGTGACTGATGCATTGAGGGAAAAAGCAATCAAGAAGGTTGGAAAAATCGAAAAGTTTTTCAACAAGAACACCGAAGCTCACATAACTATGAGTGTGCAGAAGAACAGGCAGATAGTAGAAGTAACAATACCGTTTAAAGGTGGCCTTCTTAGAGCACAAGAGGAAAATGATGATATGTATGCTTCGATTGACAAGGTAGTTGATAGTCTCGAAGGTCAAATAAGAAGAAATAAAACTAAAATTCAAAGAAAGTACCATGAAAGCGACTTAAGTTTTGATAGTGTCAATTTTGAAGATCATGAGGATGAAGTAAATGATTTTAAAGTTGTACGATCCAAAAAGTTTTCAATAAAGCCTATGACTATTGAGGAGGCGATTCTACAGATGAATATGTTGGGACATGAGTTTTTCATGTTTTCCAATTCCGAAACAATGGAGGCAAATGTAGTTTATCGAAGAAAAGACGGAAATTATGGCTTAATTGAGCCAGATATCTAA
- a CDS encoding ABC transporter permease: MKEFLTVLAFTFKENARKKVFVISSIITILLVVLSIGIPAIVFRLDKIETASDVQTEDENKKSTLYIVDPKGILNNDFSEISKLYGEYDFKIENQSRIESLKEMVGKDDGKFLVVIGSSGGVPSLNYFVKKSGDGLDVNNFSRSIKSIFVGRLLKNAGVSDDVTKIALSDITVNVEELQGNTMRNYIMTFIIVTLIFLAIYFYSYGVSMSVASEKTSRVMEILLTSTKPSKIILGKSAAMGLLGLCQFASVIIAGIMTYTFVFPSDFKIDKEFVDFSSLTPYMLIMVLMYFLLGYSLYAMINAVAGATVSKAEDINSALIPISIITLVVYYAAFGALSQPEGQYARIISIIPFSSPLAMPCRLMMSEVPVGDMIASIATLIITIFLLSWLSIKIYSNAVLHYGRRLKIGDLFKFSR; encoded by the coding sequence ATGAAGGAATTTTTGACGGTTTTAGCATTTACATTTAAAGAAAATGCCCGCAAGAAGGTGTTTGTCATATCCAGTATAATTACGATTCTGCTGGTAGTTTTGTCAATCGGTATACCGGCCATAGTTTTTCGCCTTGATAAAATTGAAACGGCTTCTGATGTACAAACTGAAGATGAAAATAAGAAAAGCACATTGTATATTGTTGATCCAAAAGGAATTCTAAATAATGATTTTTCTGAGATTTCCAAACTTTATGGAGAATATGATTTCAAAATAGAGAATCAATCCAGGATAGAAAGTCTTAAAGAAATGGTTGGTAAAGACGATGGAAAGTTCTTAGTGGTGATTGGAAGCAGTGGGGGAGTACCAAGTCTTAATTACTTTGTCAAAAAGTCAGGTGATGGACTGGATGTAAATAATTTTAGCCGTAGTATTAAATCTATTTTCGTGGGAAGACTTTTGAAGAATGCCGGGGTATCTGATGATGTTACCAAAATAGCTTTAAGCGATATAACGGTTAATGTGGAAGAATTACAAGGAAATACAATGAGAAATTATATAATGACTTTCATCATAGTAACATTGATATTTTTAGCAATTTACTTTTACAGTTATGGGGTTTCCATGTCGGTAGCATCAGAAAAGACATCAAGAGTAATGGAGATTCTTTTAACATCAACCAAGCCTTCTAAAATTATTTTGGGAAAAAGTGCTGCAATGGGTTTGCTTGGGTTGTGTCAATTTGCATCAGTAATTATTGCAGGAATTATGACATATACTTTTGTTTTTCCAAGCGATTTTAAAATAGACAAAGAATTTGTAGACTTTTCAAGTTTGACGCCATATATGCTTATAATGGTTTTAATGTATTTTTTGTTGGGATACTCGCTGTATGCAATGATAAATGCAGTTGCAGGAGCTACAGTAAGCAAAGCAGAGGATATTAATTCGGCACTTATACCAATCTCAATAATAACTTTAGTAGTGTATTATGCAGCCTTTGGTGCACTAAGTCAACCTGAAGGACAATATGCCCGAATAATATCGATAATTCCTTTCTCATCGCCATTAGCTATGCCTTGCAGATTGATGATGTCTGAAGTGCCTGTTGGTGATATGATAGCTTCCATAGCTACTTTGATTATTACAATTTTCCTTTTATCATGGCTATCCATTAAAATATATTCGAATGCGGTGCTTCACTATGGCAGAAGGTTGAAGATAGGCGACCTTTTTAAATTTTCACGGTAA
- a CDS encoding ABC transporter ATP-binding protein, with the protein MALVVSNVVKKFGDKTAVDNISFEIKEPGVFGLLGTNGAGKTTTIRMILGILDKDGGRIEWNGKPVTRESVAFGYLPEERGIYPKIKVQEQIMYFAKLRGVDAKTAKANFEYLCERLGVSEYAKTVADHLSKGNQQKIQLIAALIHDPELIILDEPFSGLDPVNTNLLKNVIYELVEKGKYIVMSSHQMQAVEEYCRDIVILESGKSVIKGNLKEIKRGYGRTNLFVSCETEIDGLIREQGIKLESKTATGYELKIKSDEEAHQLLESIIKQKIKIDKFEIREPSLHEIFVDKVGA; encoded by the coding sequence ATGGCATTGGTTGTATCAAATGTTGTTAAAAAGTTTGGTGATAAAACTGCTGTTGATAATATTAGCTTTGAGATAAAAGAACCAGGGGTTTTTGGCTTACTGGGAACTAACGGAGCAGGTAAGACCACTACAATTAGGATGATTCTTGGCATATTGGATAAAGACGGTGGAAGAATTGAATGGAATGGTAAGCCTGTTACCAGGGAGAGTGTTGCGTTTGGATATTTGCCTGAAGAACGAGGAATATATCCTAAGATTAAGGTGCAGGAACAGATTATGTATTTTGCAAAGCTAAGGGGAGTTGATGCAAAAACTGCTAAGGCCAATTTTGAGTATTTGTGTGAACGGCTTGGGGTTTCTGAATATGCTAAGACGGTAGCAGACCACCTGTCAAAAGGGAATCAGCAAAAAATTCAACTAATTGCAGCATTAATCCACGACCCGGAGCTTATTATTCTTGATGAGCCATTTAGTGGTCTTGATCCGGTTAATACAAATCTTTTGAAAAATGTTATCTATGAGCTTGTTGAGAAAGGAAAGTACATAGTAATGTCAAGCCACCAAATGCAGGCAGTAGAAGAGTATTGCCGGGATATTGTCATCCTCGAAAGTGGGAAGTCAGTAATTAAGGGGAATTTAAAAGAAATTAAACGAGGATATGGAAGAACCAACCTGTTTGTAAGCTGTGAAACTGAAATAGATGGATTGATTAGAGAACAAGGGATCAAGCTGGAATCAAAAACAGCAACGGGATACGAATTAAAAATCAAGTCGGATGAGGAGGCTCACCAGCTCCTTGAATCAATTATTAAACAAAAAATAAAGATTGATAAGTTTGAGATAAGAGAGCCATCTTTGCATGAGATATTCGTAGATAAGGTAGGTGCCTAA
- a CDS encoding ANTAR domain-containing response regulator, translating into MESARILVAMSNEGSTNKLKAVLVASGYQVIDQANNANDALRKLVNLRPDLAVLEYDLSPQNSIEVAKIAMEDKLCNVILIASNEQKGSIEYLKSEYDIVVVAKPLHRDTFLSTVDLVIKNRKKVMMLEKEIEDLKDTLDTRKEVEQAKGHLMKHLNLSEEQAFRMIQKQSMNRGIKMKEIAKAINLTYNL; encoded by the coding sequence ATGGAATCGGCAAGGATACTGGTGGCTATGAGTAATGAAGGTTCAACAAACAAGCTTAAAGCCGTATTGGTTGCAAGTGGATACCAGGTCATTGATCAGGCTAATAATGCAAATGATGCCTTAAGAAAACTGGTTAATTTGAGACCGGACCTTGCTGTCCTGGAATATGATTTGTCACCACAAAACAGTATTGAAGTAGCAAAAATAGCTATGGAAGATAAGTTGTGCAATGTTATTCTTATAGCAAGCAATGAGCAAAAAGGGTCAATAGAATATTTAAAATCGGAATATGATATTGTAGTTGTTGCAAAGCCACTTCATAGGGATACCTTTTTAAGTACGGTTGACCTTGTAATAAAGAACAGAAAAAAGGTAATGATGCTTGAAAAGGAAATAGAAGATCTTAAGGATACTCTTGATACAAGAAAAGAAGTGGAACAGGCCAAAGGACATTTGATGAAGCATTTGAATTTATCTGAAGAACAGGCATTTAGAATGATTCAAAAACAGAGCATGAATCGCGGTATAAAGATGAAGGAAATAGCTAAAGCGATTAATCTGACATATAATTTGTAA
- the glnA gene encoding type I glutamate--ammonia ligase — protein sequence MPKYSKEDILRIVEEQDVKFIRLQFTDIFGMMKNVAITSEQLEKALDNKCMFDGSSIEGFVRIEESDMYLRPDPDTFVLIPWRPQAGKVARLICDVYNPDGTPFDGDPRYVLKRALKKANDMGYDIFNVGPECEFFLFLTDSEGKPTTITHDNAGYFDLGPVDLGENARRDMCLVLEEMGFEIEASHHEVAPGQHEIDFKYGDALSTADSIMTFKMVVKTIAQRNGLHATFMPKPIFGINGSGMHTNTSLFKDGKNAFYDEKDPLQLSQEAYWFIGGLLKNMKSIAAITNPIVNSYKRLVPGYEAPVYLAWSARNRSPLIRIPAARGSATRVELRCPDPACNPYLAIAAVLAAGLDGIENKIQPPPSTDKNIFEMTEEQRLAEGIESLPGSLKEAIEEMKKSELAREVLGNHVFEKYIEAKYGEWDDYRTKVSKWEVDQYLTKY from the coding sequence ATGCCAAAGTATAGTAAGGAAGATATTTTGAGAATTGTAGAAGAACAGGACGTAAAATTTATTCGGCTTCAATTTACTGACATTTTCGGAATGATGAAAAATGTTGCGATAACGTCGGAACAGCTTGAAAAAGCTCTTGATAATAAGTGTATGTTTGATGGTTCATCCATTGAAGGGTTTGTAAGAATAGAGGAATCAGATATGTATCTGAGACCTGATCCTGACACTTTTGTGCTTATTCCGTGGAGGCCTCAGGCTGGTAAAGTGGCAAGATTGATATGTGATGTCTATAATCCCGATGGAACTCCGTTTGATGGAGATCCCAGGTATGTATTGAAAAGAGCTTTGAAAAAAGCGAATGATATGGGATATGATATATTTAATGTGGGTCCGGAATGCGAATTTTTCCTGTTCCTTACTGACAGCGAAGGAAAACCAACTACAATAACACATGACAATGCAGGTTACTTTGACTTAGGACCTGTGGATTTAGGTGAAAATGCAAGAAGAGATATGTGTCTTGTTTTGGAGGAGATGGGATTTGAAATAGAAGCATCACATCATGAAGTTGCTCCAGGGCAGCATGAGATCGATTTCAAATATGGTGATGCATTGAGTACTGCCGACAGCATAATGACGTTTAAGATGGTTGTAAAAACTATTGCTCAGAGAAATGGATTACATGCAACATTTATGCCAAAGCCGATTTTCGGAATAAATGGCTCGGGTATGCATACTAATACATCGCTGTTTAAAGATGGTAAAAATGCTTTTTATGATGAGAAGGATCCATTGCAGCTCAGCCAGGAAGCATATTGGTTTATTGGCGGACTTTTGAAGAACATGAAGTCCATAGCGGCAATAACCAACCCTATTGTTAATTCCTATAAGCGTTTGGTACCTGGTTATGAAGCTCCGGTATATCTTGCATGGTCTGCTAGAAATAGAAGCCCATTAATAAGAATACCTGCAGCTAGGGGCTCAGCTACTAGAGTTGAACTGAGATGTCCAGATCCGGCATGTAACCCATATCTTGCGATTGCAGCAGTATTGGCAGCCGGACTTGATGGTATAGAAAATAAAATTCAGCCCCCTCCTTCAACTGATAAGAATATATTTGAAATGACAGAGGAGCAGAGGCTAGCTGAAGGCATAGAATCACTTCCGGGAAGTCTGAAGGAAGCTATTGAGGAAATGAAGAAAAGCGAGCTGGCAAGAGAGGTTCTGGGTAATCATGTTTTTGAAAAATACATTGAAGCTAAATATGGAGAGTGGGACGATTATAGGACCAAGGTCAGCAAATGGGAAGTCGACCAGTATTTAACCAAATATTAA
- a CDS encoding glycosyltransferase family 2 protein: MLLGNDFEIFKVIIDKVVFGLQIVIVPVAIYLFIISIFGWVKRKEENADNYSPVKRFALVVAAHNEEKVIGSIVRNLDKLDYPADLYDIFVIADNCSDNTAKIARENGAIAFERFDKNKKGKGFALEWMFDKIFKMEKKYDAVCVLDADNLLSLNFLKEMNKHLCKGHKVIQGYLDSKNPTDSFVAASYSIAFWINSRIFQLARYHLGLSCVLGGTGFVVATDLLKEIGWGATSLTEDLEFTIKLVLKGEKVYWAHEAAVYDEKPLTMKQSWRQRKRWMQGQSDCACRYTKALFSRAIKKRDLVAFDNAIYVIYPLFVVLGGVVMLCNLFKLVLFTDFAQILSMNFALATLVFAVSTYFTVIFLVLEKKLSLKILLYYILYPIYTITWIPIMVQGYIDRDKKEWVHTLHTRALDITDMGKLGKAG; the protein is encoded by the coding sequence ATGCTTTTAGGTAACGATTTCGAAATATTTAAAGTTATAATTGACAAAGTTGTATTTGGACTTCAGATTGTTATAGTGCCTGTAGCTATTTATCTGTTTATTATATCAATATTCGGATGGGTTAAAAGGAAGGAAGAGAATGCGGACAACTATTCACCTGTAAAAAGGTTTGCTCTTGTTGTAGCTGCGCACAACGAAGAAAAGGTTATAGGTAGTATAGTAAGAAACCTGGACAAACTAGATTATCCTGCTGATTTATATGATATATTTGTAATCGCAGACAACTGCAGTGATAATACTGCTAAAATAGCTAGAGAAAATGGAGCTATAGCGTTTGAAAGGTTTGATAAAAACAAAAAGGGCAAGGGCTTTGCTCTTGAGTGGATGTTTGACAAGATTTTTAAGATGGAAAAGAAATATGATGCAGTATGTGTCCTAGATGCAGATAATCTGCTCTCTTTGAATTTTCTTAAGGAGATGAACAAGCATTTATGTAAGGGACATAAGGTGATTCAAGGTTATCTTGATAGCAAAAACCCTACAGATTCATTTGTAGCTGCAAGCTATAGCATAGCATTTTGGATCAATAGCAGGATATTCCAGTTGGCACGTTATCATTTAGGTCTTAGCTGCGTACTTGGTGGGACAGGTTTTGTTGTGGCTACAGACTTGTTAAAAGAGATAGGCTGGGGTGCCACAAGCCTTACGGAAGACCTTGAGTTTACTATAAAGCTTGTATTGAAGGGTGAAAAAGTATACTGGGCGCATGAGGCGGCTGTTTATGATGAAAAGCCTCTTACAATGAAGCAATCATGGAGACAGAGGAAACGCTGGATGCAAGGACAGTCAGATTGTGCATGCAGATATACAAAGGCTCTTTTTTCTAGAGCTATAAAAAAGAGAGACCTTGTTGCTTTTGACAATGCAATTTATGTAATATACCCTTTGTTTGTTGTATTAGGCGGAGTTGTAATGCTGTGTAACCTTTTTAAATTAGTATTATTTACTGATTTTGCACAAATACTTAGTATGAATTTTGCTTTGGCAACGTTAGTGTTTGCTGTTTCTACATATTTTACCGTAATATTTCTTGTGCTAGAGAAGAAACTTTCTTTGAAAATACTATTGTACTATATTTTATATCCTATTTACACTATCACATGGATTCCTATTATGGTACAGGGCTATATTGACAGGGATAAAAAGGAATGGGTGCATACTTTACATACCAGAGCGTTGGATATAACCGACATGGGGAAATTGGGGAAAGCAGGCTAG
- a CDS encoding site-specific DNA-methyltransferase: MDKIAMKSDNLKQINIERIAQFFPNVITEVRDDSGKLKRAIDFDLLKQELTSEIVDGENERYQVSWPGKKEAIRLSNIPSDKVLRPIKEDSVDWENTQNLYIEGDNLEVLKLLQESYMNKIKCIYIDPPYNTGKDFIYKDDFSMGTTQYFAKCRQDENCNRLSEDSEVHGRFHSGWLTMMYPRLKLARNLLQDDGVIFVSIDNNELYNLQWMMNEIFGESNYVETFIWTKTCTPPSLSNKSRKTAEYVLCYEKNINNIKYYGDKLDNGDAPLLNTGNPIRVLNFPKGTIKFTFCRDGSFKAGNYDKVEVLNDFDVRDGVNYSEVSLKGAFKWTDEFLLNEIKNGTYFIIKSSKFSIRFQRVDTEGRYKTPTNMLDVELNKINGIGTNESAVKELEHLGMGRCFDYPKPVSLIKKIINMIVKDEKEAIVLDFFSGSATTAHAVMEINAYDAGRRKYIMVQKPEQVPADSIAYKAGYRDICQIGKERICRAAKKLKEESGIDIDYGFRVYRLDS, encoded by the coding sequence ATGGATAAGATTGCAATGAAGTCAGATAACCTTAAACAAATTAATATTGAAAGAATTGCACAGTTCTTCCCAAATGTTATCACAGAGGTAAGGGACGATAGCGGGAAGCTAAAAAGGGCTATAGATTTTGATTTGCTTAAGCAGGAGCTGACGAGTGAGATTGTCGATGGTGAGAATGAAAGGTACCAAGTCTCATGGCCGGGAAAGAAAGAAGCAATACGTCTATCCAACATACCTTCGGATAAGGTATTGAGACCGATAAAGGAGGATAGTGTGGATTGGGAGAACACTCAGAATCTCTATATAGAGGGTGATAACCTTGAAGTGCTTAAATTACTGCAGGAATCCTATATGAACAAGATAAAATGCATATACATAGATCCACCTTACAACACGGGAAAGGATTTTATATATAAGGATGATTTTAGTATGGGTACAACTCAATACTTTGCGAAATGCCGACAGGATGAGAATTGTAACAGATTGTCCGAAGACAGTGAAGTTCATGGAAGGTTTCACAGTGGTTGGCTTACAATGATGTATCCAAGGCTAAAATTAGCTAGGAATTTGCTTCAGGATGATGGTGTGATCTTTGTCAGTATAGACAATAACGAGCTTTACAATCTTCAGTGGATGATGAACGAGATATTTGGAGAGTCCAATTATGTTGAAACATTTATTTGGACAAAAACCTGCACTCCCCCGTCGTTATCCAATAAGAGCAGAAAGACAGCGGAATATGTACTTTGTTATGAGAAGAACATCAATAATATTAAGTATTATGGGGATAAACTTGATAATGGCGATGCACCGCTTTTAAATACCGGTAATCCTATAAGAGTTTTAAACTTCCCGAAAGGGACAATAAAGTTTACCTTTTGCCGTGATGGAAGTTTTAAGGCCGGGAACTATGACAAAGTTGAGGTGCTCAACGATTTTGATGTTAGGGATGGTGTAAACTACAGTGAAGTTTCATTGAAAGGAGCATTCAAATGGACCGATGAATTCCTGCTTAATGAAATCAAAAACGGCACTTATTTCATAATCAAATCATCCAAATTCTCTATCCGATTTCAAAGAGTTGACACAGAAGGCCGCTATAAGACTCCTACAAATATGTTGGATGTTGAGCTGAATAAAATTAACGGTATTGGTACAAATGAGAGTGCCGTTAAGGAGCTGGAGCACTTAGGAATGGGACGGTGCTTTGACTATCCCAAGCCTGTGTCTTTAATAAAGAAAATAATTAATATGATCGTAAAAGATGAAAAAGAGGCGATCGTACTTGACTTTTTCTCAGGCTCGGCAACAACAGCTCATGCAGTAATGGAGATAAATGCATATGATGCAGGTCGGCGAAAGTATATAATGGTGCAAAAACCTGAACAGGTACCTGCGGATTCAATTGCATACAAAGCGGGATACAGGGACATCTGCCAAATTGGCAAGGAACGTATATGTAGAGCTGCAAAGAAACTAAAAGAAGAAAGCGGAATTGATATTGATTATGGCTTTAGAGTTTATAGACTGGATTCATAA